A genomic region of Raphanus sativus cultivar WK10039 chromosome 6, ASM80110v3, whole genome shotgun sequence contains the following coding sequences:
- the LOC108807398 gene encoding xyloglucan glycosyltransferase 4-like, translating into MAPNSVAVTMEKPDNFSLLEINGSDQSSLLDNKRKSISPKQLSWFILLKAHRVVSCLSWLFSSVRKRIAFSSKNINEEEDPRSRGKQMYRFIKSCLVISIVALSIEIVAHYKKWNLDLMSRPSWEVRGLVEWSYMSWLSFRSDYIAPIVITLSKFCTVLFLIQSLDRLVLCLGCFWIKFKKIEPRLKDDEIDLEDASNFPMVLIQIPMCNEREVYEQSIGAASQLDWPKDRILIQVLDDSDDPNLQLLIKEEVSVWAEKGVNIIYRHRLIRTGYKAGNLKSAMTCDYVKDYEFVTIFDADFTPNPDFLKKTIPHFKGNPELGLVQARWSFVNKDENLLTRLQNINLCFHFEVEQQVNGVFLNFFGFNGTAGVWRIKALEESGGWLERTTVEDMDIAVRAHLNGWKFIYLNDVEVTCELPESYEAYKKQQHRWHSGPMQLFRLCLPSIIKSKISVGKKANLIFLFFLLRKLILPFYSFTLFCIILPLTMFIPEAELPLWIICYVPIFISLLNILPSPKSFPFLIPYLLFENTMSITKFNAMISGLFQLGSAYEWVVTKKTGRSSESDLLAFAEKEEKLHRRNSESGLELLSKLKEKEMNLADQETSKKSIGGLMRSNSKMKKRNMVFKKELGLAFLLLTAAARSFLSAHGLHFYFLLFQGLSFLVVGLDLIGEQIN; encoded by the exons ATGGCTCCAAACTCAGTAGCAGTGACAATGGAGAAGCCAGACAACTTCTCCTTACTAGAGATCAATGGCTCAGATCAATCCTCACTCCTTGACAACAAACGAAAATCCATCAGCCCAAAACAATTATCATGGTTCATCCTCCTCAAAGCTCACAGAGTTGTCTCTTGTCTCTCATGGCTCTTCTCTTCAGTCAGAAAGCGAATCGCTTTCTCATCCAAAAACataaacgaagaagaagatccCAGAAGCAGAGGAAAACAAATGTACAGATTCATCAAATCCTGTCTTGTTATCTCCATAGTTGCCTTGTCCATAGAAATCGTCGCGCACTACAAGAAATGGAATCTTGATCTTATGAGCCGACCGTCTTGGGAAGTTCGTGGGCTTGTGGAGTGGTCTTACATGTCTTGGCTCTCGTTTCGATCAGATTACATCGCTCCCATTGTCATTACACTCTCCAAGTTCTGCACTGTCCTCTTCTTGATCCAGTCTCTTGATCGGTTAGTCCTCTGTCTTGGCTGCTTCTGGATCAAGTTTAAAAAGATCGAACCTAGACTCAAAGACGATGAGATAGATTTGGAAGACGCATCTAACTTCCCAATGGTCCTCATTCAGATCCCAATGTGCAATGAACGAGAG GTGTATGAACAATCGATTGGAGCAGCTTCACAGCTTGATTGGCCAAAGGATAGGATCTTGATTCAAGTTCTTGACGACTCAGATGATCCAAACCTACAGCTTTTGATCAAGGAAGAAGTATCCGTTTGGGCCGAGAAAGGCGTAAACATAATCTACAGACATAGACTGATCAGAACTGGTTACAAAGCTGGGAATCTAAAGTCAGCAATGACATGTGATTACGTTAAAGATTACGAGTTCGTTACCATTTTCGACGCAGATTTTACACCAAACCCTGATTTCCTCAAGAAGACTATTCCTCATTTCAAG GGTAATCCAGAGCTAGGACTAGTCCAAGCAAGGTGGTCATTCGTGAACAAAGACGAGAATCTCCTAACGAGGCTACAAAACATAAACCTATGTTTCCACTTCGAAGTAGAACAGCAAGTGAACGGAGTGTTTCTCAACTTCTTCGGTTTCAATGGAACCGCAGGAGTCTGGAGGATCAAGGCATTGGAAGAATCCGGCGGGTGGCTCGAGAGAACGACAGTCGAAGACATGGATATCGCGGTCAGAGCACATCTCAATGGATGGAAATTCATTTACCTCAATGATGTTGAAGTCACTTGTGAGTTGCCTGAGTCTTATGAAGCTTACAAGAAGCAGCAACATCGTTGGCATTCCGGTCCTATGCAACTTTTCCGGTTATGCCTTCCTTCAATCATCAAATCAAAG ATATCGGTAGGGAAGAAGGCCAATTtgatcttcctcttctttcttctaAGGAAGCTTATTCTTCCCTTTTACTCATTCACACTCTTCTGCATCATACTTCCATTAACAATGTTCATACCTGAAGCCGAGCTTCCTTTGTGGATCATCTGCTACGTTCCTATTTTCATCTCTCTTCTCAACATTCTTCCCTCCCCTAAATCTTTCCCTTTCTTAATCCCTTACCTCCTTTTCGAAAACACAATGTCCATAACCAAGTTCAACGCCATGATCTCTGGCTTGTTCCAGCTTGGATCGGCTTACGAGTGGGTTGTGACCAAAAAGACTGGGAGATCATCTGAATCCGACTTGTTAGCGTTCgctgaaaaagaagagaagttgCATAGGAGAAACTCAGAGTCCGGTTTGGAGCTTCTGAGTAAGCTTAAGGAGAAAGAGATGAACCTTGCTGACCAAGAAACTTCAAAGAAGAGCATTGGAGGGCTGATGAGGTCTAATAgcaagatgaagaagaggaacATGGTGTTCAAGAAAGAGCTAGGACTTGCGTTCTTGCTTCTAACCGCAGCTGCAAGGAGTTTTCTATCAGCGCACGGTCTTCACTTCTACTTCTTGCTGTTTCAGGGGTTATCTTTCTTGGTTGTAGGGTTGGATTTGATCGGAGAACAGATCAACTAG